The DNA segment agcaccacggacagcatAAGCTGCCTATGTGAGTTTAGCTTACACTGGTACTGGGTGACCTCTGATACTGTTGAAGCTCCAGAAAGAAGGCAACTGAAGATGGCTTGGGATGGTGGAGGACATGAAGCCAATGGCACAGAGGGCAAGAACTTCTACATCCCCATGTCCAACAGGACTGGGGTTGTTAGAAGTCTTTTGATACAACCAGTATTATATGGTAGATCCAATGACCTACAAGCTGCTAGCTTTCTACATGTTCTTCCTGATCTGCACTGGAACTCCCATCAACGGTTGACATTGTTGGTAACGGCTCAGAACAAGAAGCTCCGGCAACCTCTCAACACTCCTGGTCAACCTGGCTGTGGCTGGACTCATGTGCGCCTTCGGattcaccatcaccatcacatcTGCTCTTAATGGCTACTTCATTCTTGGAGCCACTGCCTGCGCTGTTGAGGGATTCATGGCCACACTTGGAGGTAAGAAAGACAAAGTACCAAGTTCTTTCTTCAGTGGGTTTGGAAGACACATTGCACAGTTTGATTAATAAATTTTATAAcaataacttttacttttttctctgtaGGTGAAGTTGCTCTCTGGTCACTGGTCGTCCTGGCTGTTGAGAGCATCGTCGTCTGCAAACCCATGGGAAGCTTCAGGTTCACTGGaactctgctgcagctggagttGTTTTCACCTGGATCATGGCCTTCCTGCGCTGGACCCCCACTGTTTGGCTGGTCTAGGTAAatcatatttgtatttgtccATTTTACTTACAATCTTCTGGTTCATCATGAGCTTGGTTGTCCTGTAGATGCAGAGTCTTAATCAGCTCTTCTTAAACCTCACACAGGTACCTTCCTGAGGGCATGCAGTGCTCCTGTGGACCCGACTACTACACTCTGGCTCAGGCTTCAACAATGA comes from the Larimichthys crocea isolate SSNF chromosome VI, L_crocea_2.0, whole genome shotgun sequence genome and includes:
- the LOC104926099 gene encoding LOW QUALITY PROTEIN: green-sensitive opsin (The sequence of the model RefSeq protein was modified relative to this genomic sequence to represent the inferred CDS: inserted 9 bases in 6 codons; substituted 1 base at 1 genomic stop codon), whose amino-acid sequence is MAWDGGGHEANGTEGKNFYIPMSNRTGVVRSXFXYNQYYMVDPMTYKLLAFYMFFLICTGTPINXLTLLVTAQNKKLRQPLNXLLVNLAVAGLMCAFGFTITITSALNGYFILGATACAVEGFMATLGGEVALWSLVVLAVESIVVCKPMGSFRFTXNSAAAGVVFTWIMAXSCAGPPLFGWSRYLPEGMQCSCGPDYYTLAQXFNNESYVIYMFVVHFFIPVFLIFFTYGSLVLTVKAAAAQQQESESTQKAEREVTRMCVLMVFGFLVAWVPYATFAGWIFMNKGAYFSAMTAALPAFFAKSSALYNPIIYVLFNKQFRNCMLSTVGMGGMVDDESSVSASKTEVSSVS